One Ictalurus furcatus strain D&B chromosome 25, Billie_1.0, whole genome shotgun sequence DNA window includes the following coding sequences:
- the LOC128601562 gene encoding adenosine receptor A2a-like produces the protein MVAELVIAFLSTVGNLLVCAAVGFNRKLHTVTNYFLVSLAVADVCVGALAIPCAIMTDLGIPRHNLYLCVFMLSVLIMLTQSSIFSLLAVAVERYVAIFMPFRYHSTMTPRNALLIILITWVLAFLIGLVPLMGWHKTPPGDEFCFFVNVVEMTYMVYFNFFACVLTPLVVMFLIYAQIFLTVKQQMRRIAADRGGQGNSDGATNIKKEMKTATSLFLVLFLFTVCWIPLHIINCFLLLCPQCYVPLPLLLTAIILSHANSAVNPFLYAYKMKSFREAFKGIFLCCRGFGSERQDHHDDGRIATVHKS, from the coding sequence ATGGTGGCGGAGCTGGTCATCGCCTTCCTGTCCACTGTGGGCAACCTGCTGGTGTGCGCCGCTGTGGGGTTTAATCGGAAGCTGCACACGGTCACTAATTACTTCCTGGTGTCGTTGGCGGTGGCAGACGTGTGCGTGGGGGCGCTGGCTATCCCCTGCGCCATCATGACCGATCTGGGCATCCCGCGCCACAACCTGTACTTGTGCGTGTTCATGCTGTCGGTGCTCATCATGCTGACTCAGAGCTCCATCTTCAGCTTGCTAGCGGTGGCGGTCGAGCGCTACGTGGCCATCTTCATGCCCTTTCGCTACCACAGCACCATGACGCCACGTAACGCGCTGCTCATCATCCTGATCACGTGGGTGCTGGCTTTCCTCATCGGCCTGGTCCCGCTCATGGGCTGGCACAAGACTCCGCCCGGGGACGAATTCTGCTTCTTCGTCAACGTGGTGGAGATGACCTACATGGTGTACTTCAACTTCTTCGCGTGCGTGCTGACGCCGCTCGTCGTCATGTTCCTGATCTACGCGCAGATCTTCCTCACGGTCAAGCAGCAGATGCGCAGGATCGCGGCGGATCGCGGAGGCCAGGGCAACAGCGACGGAGCCACCAACATCAAGAAGGAGATGAAGACGGCCACGTCGCTCTTCCTCGTGCTCTTCCTCTTCACCGTCTGCTGGATCCCGCTGCACATCATCAACTGCTTCCTGCTGCTGTGCCCTCAATGCTACGTGCCCCTGCCCCTCCTCCTCACCGCCATCATCCTGTCTCACGCCAACTCGGCCGTCAACCCTTTCCTCTACGCCTACAAGATGAAGTCCTTCAGGGAAGCCTTCAAAGGCATTTTCCTGTGCTGCAGGGGATTCGGCAGCGAAAGACAGGATCACCATGACGACGGACGCATAGCGACCGTACACAAATCCTGA